One Astyanax mexicanus isolate ESR-SI-001 chromosome 3, AstMex3_surface, whole genome shotgun sequence genomic region harbors:
- the pex11b gene encoding peroxisomal membrane protein 11B, which produces MESWVRFSAQSQAKERVFRAAQYACTLLGYTLQKGGAAAELLKTIKQLEAHLSLSRKLLRLGNSAEALEAAKRAVHLSDCVLRLCITVAHLNKAMYFACDNVLWAGKTGLLPQLDQNKWSQRSFRYYLFALILNLTRDAYEIRLLMERESRSISAKSSLASPSVLSPGPENGEFSPGFSAPPFPALPVLTARLQRQLHLLISVLRNNPPLLLDLLKNLCDLFIPLDKLDMYPTSPGFVGACGLTSSILSILTILYPWLKLKP; this is translated from the exons ATGGAGTCGTGGGTGCGATTCAGCGCTCAGAGTCAGGCTAAAGAGAGAGTTTTCAG GGCTGCCCAGTATGCCTGCACTTTACTGGGCTACACACTGCAGAAAGGAGGAGCTGCTGCTGAACTACTAAAAACAATAAAGCAGCTAGAAGCTCATCTGAGTCTCAGCAGAAAGT TGTTGCGGTTAGGAAATTCTGCAGAAGCCCTGGAAGCAGCTAAACGAGCAGTGCATTTATCTGACTGTGTGCTGAGGCTCTGCATTACCGTTGCCCATTTAAACAAAGCCATGTACTTTGCCTGTGACAATGTGCTGTGGGCTGGCAAAACTGGCCTGCTTCCTCAGCTTGACCAGAACAAATGGAGCCAAAGATCATTCAG ATATTACCTTTTTGCGCTCATCCTTAACCTGACCCGGGATGCCTACGAGATCCGtctgctgatggaaagggaatCTCGCAGTATTTCAGCTAAAAGCTCTCTGGCCAGCCCTTCTGTTCTCTCTCCTGGTCCAGAGAACGGTGAGTTTTCACCTGGCTTCTCTGCTCCACCATTCCCCGCTCTCCCCGTTCTGACGGCCCGGCTCCAGCGGCAGCTGCACCTCCTCATTTCAGTCCTGAGAAATAACCCTCCTTTACTTCTGGATCTACTGAAGAATCTGTGTGACCTTTTCATTCCACTGGACAAACTGGACATGTACCCCACCAGCCCGGGCTTCGTTGGAGCCTGTGGCCTCACTTCCTCCATTCTGTCCATCCTCACCATTCTGTATCCCTGGCTCAAACTCAAGCCTTGA
- the rit1 gene encoding GTP-binding protein Rit1, with the protein MESSRGTGSHSREYKLVMLGEGGVGKSAIIMQFISHRFPEDHDPTIEDAYKTQIRIDDEPANLDILDTAGQAEFTAMRDQYMRAGEGFIISYSITDRRSFQEARHFKELIYRVRRTVDTPVVLVGNKSDLAHLRQVSMEEGKELAREFQCPFFETSAAFRYYIDEVFAALVRQIRQKEAEVVRGNERKSRRSHSFWSRLKAPFHKKQQSGH; encoded by the exons ATGGAGTCTTCGCGGGGAACTGGCTCTCACTCCCGCGAGTATAAACTGGTGATGCTGGGGGAAGGAGGAGTGGGGAAAAGCG ccATCATCATGCAGTTTATCAGCCACAGGTTTCCTGAGGACCATGACCCGACCATAg AGGATGCGTATAAGACGCAGATACGCATAGACGATGAGCCAGCAAACCTGGACATCTTGGACACAGCAGGACAG gctgaGTTCACAGCCATGCGGGATCAGTACATGAGAGCTGGAGAAGGCTTCATCATCTCCTATTCCATAACGGACCGCCGCAGCTTCCAGGAGGCTCGTCACTTCAAGGAGCTGATCTACCGTGTCCGCCGCACCGTGGACACACCTGTGGTGCTTGTGGGAAACAAATCAGACCTTGCTCACCTCAGACAG gtGTCAATGGAGGAAGGAAAAGAGCTGGCGAGGGAATTCCAGTGTCCGTTCTTTGAGACATCGGCAGCATTTCGTTATTACATTGATGAAGTGTTTGCCGCACTGGTGCGCCAGATCCGTCAGAAGGAGGCCGAGGTGGTTCGGGGGAACGAAAGAAAGAGCCGCCGCTCACACTCTTTCTGGAGTCGTCTGAAAGCACCGTTTCACAAGAAACAGCAGTCTGGGCACTGA